The DNA segment CTCGGTGAAGGAATTGAAGACAAATTTGTTCTTAAATGAGGTCCTTGAAAGCTAGCTGCAGGTGGGGAGACAGTCCCCATACTGGTTGCCTCCATGTTGCTTGCTGggtgctgttgctgttgtttccCTGCTAACCtggcctttttcttcctgttcacTAGGTCAAGCTGGGAACTGCCTGACCTGCgagaaggaaaagtaaaagcCATCAGTGATTCGGATGGTGTGAGCTACCCTTGGTACGGAAACACCACAGAAACTGTGACCCTGGTCGGGCCCACTAACAAGATCTCCAGGTTCTCAGTGAGCATGAATGACAATTTCTACCCCAGCGTGACATGGGCTGTCCCTGTAAGTAACAGTAATGTGCCGCTGCTGACCAGGATTAAAAGGGACCAGAGCTTTACCACATGGCTGGTGGCCATGAACACCACCACCAAGGAAAAGATCATCTTGCAGACTATAAAGTGGAGGATGAGAGTGGACATTGAGGTTGATCCCAtgcagctgctggggcagcGGGCACGGCTGGTGGGAAGGACTCAACAGGAGCAGCCCCGGATCCTCAGCAGGATGGAGCCCATCCCACCAAATGCACTAGTGAAACCCAATGCCAATGATGCCCAAGTCCTCATGTGGAGACCCAAGCGAGGCCAGCCTATAGTTGTGATACCTCCCAAGTAGATCAGCTCCAGGGCGTGCATGTGAGGACCTGGGAGCTGTCAGCCTGCTGCAAATGAATGGGGTTCCTGAGCCAAAGCAGACCTCTTGGGTTCTCCTGCCTTTGTAGCTGTGGTTGGAAACGCGCCTCCTTCTTAGTCAGAAAGAGAGCCTGGCTGGCACGGGCATGTGGAAGAGGGATCACTGAGCTGGAGGATTTCCCAGGAAGCAGAATCAAGTACTTCTAGGGGCTTGCAGCTGGCAAAGAGGCCGTCTGACCTAAATGAGTCATCTTTCCTTGCAGGGCAATGCAAGGAGTATGAGTGTGATCAAACCATGCTGGTGGCAAATGTTGCTTTCCACCCAGCTGGAGGTAGAAGCAGAGACTGTGTCTGCTGGATGTAGAGGGCTCCTGTGGTGACCCTTCCTGCTGGATCATGGGTGTCCGCATGGTGTCTATACCTATGCATTTGGATCCATAATCGAACCCTGGTCCTGCccgctggggctgggcagggggcTGGGGGTGAAATgggagctggcagtgctggctgctgggctggagcCTGATGCTGGCCAGTACCACTGCCCAGGATGGGTTTTCCACAGCTGAGGGGAAGTGGGACTTGTTTTGCATGCATTTGGGTGTGTTTGGAGTAGTTGTGAGTGTAGGAGATGCCATAGCTCTTTTCTGTCTTGGAGTGAGATCTAAGGGCAGGTTAGATGTCCTTTCGTTTTAAGGTGCACTAATCCTTTGCAGTTCCTCaacccccatctccccccccccaaatcctgCTGACCCTTTTCTTACAGGAGCAAAATCGATTCTCAGCTGAATGAGAAATCGGGAGCAGTGCCCATTCACCTTGCCCAGGTACTCACTGATTGTGTGTGGGGTGCCCAGACCAGCTTGGAAGTGCCCTGGGACTCACGCTCTTCCACTGCAGACCCAAGTCCTTTACAAGAAGTTGGGGGCTTGCTCATTTTCCATAGAAATGCTGGCTCATGTGGAGATTCTCCTCCTTCTCAGCCATCCACAGAGCAGGATGGCTACTGGCAGGAATGCTGATGGAGAGGATGGCATGCCTTGCAGTAACTCTTCAGgctctgcagggatggaggtCTCCTTTCCATGGGTTGGAGGCAGGGATGTGAGCAGGCGCTGTGCAAGGCAGGCCTGGGTTTGCCTGGGAAGGAGGTGAGCATTCTGCCTGGGCattgcctcctgctgctgcaggtgcttgGAGGGTAACAGAGTTTTATTTGTCTTCCCTATTGCCCCTCACTGCCTGGATGACTGGCATCCTCTGGGGTGGTGTGGTGCTATGGGCTGCAACCTGCAGCTCCCAGTACCTTGCCCTCAAGATGCAGCAGGGGCATAAACCATGgctgccctgcctgtgccacagGTGCCCCATTGCTCCTGGACAGGTGGTTATGACTTTCGCTGCATTCTCTGCTCTGTCC comes from the Melopsittacus undulatus isolate bMelUnd1 chromosome 6, bMelUnd1.mat.Z, whole genome shotgun sequence genome and includes:
- the FAM78B gene encoding protein FAM78B → MGCLQSVACKARVRREQIVVSDVSATIEPAATAIEESSPVVLRYRTPYFRASARVLMPPIARRHTWVVGWIQACNHMEFYNTYSDLGVSSWELPDLREGKVKAISDSDGVSYPWYGNTTETVTLVGPTNKISRFSVSMNDNFYPSVTWAVPVSNSNVPLLTRIKRDQSFTTWLVAMNTTTKEKIILQTIKWRMRVDIEVDPMQLLGQRARLVGRTQQEQPRILSRMEPIPPNALVKPNANDAQVLMWRPKRGQPIVVIPPK